In the Enterococcus saigonensis genome, one interval contains:
- a CDS encoding ABC transporter ATP-binding protein, translating to MFQLLVYAKKYRKQIILGPFFKFLEAVFELILPLLMAQLVDQGIRQNNHHVVWQMTGWMICMSIIGLLCAIICQYYASIASQNFGTELRNQVMKKINSFSHAELNLFGTDTLITRMTSDINQLQLALAMLIRLVVRAPFLSIGAVIMAFTIDWQAGIVFLITLPLFCLILFFIIKTTVPLYQKVQQKLDIINELVSQNLSGVRVIRAFSRRKTEINHFAKRTDDLSTIYERVTNISALLTPATTFIMNIGILALFYLGGFKVNTGHLAQGQILALVNYMNQMLLALIVVSNLVIIFTRAAASANRVNEVLQTTPSIPNTTERVRVNTEKLSLIKTAKHQGAIAFQNVDFRFAPQFGLVLKDINFTVAPGSTLGIIGPTGSGKSTLSQLIPRFYDVTCGSVSVDNLDVRNWPLTKLRAEIAMVPQTAVLFSGTIKENLQWGKKDATDAQCWAALELAQAKDFVAALPKGLETPIFEGGKNFSGGQKQRLTIARAVISNPRILILDDSLSALDYKTDLELRQALQRELNGTLIIISQRVRSIQEAQQILVLDAGKQVGLGTHEQLLATSPQYQAIVHSQEEVSL from the coding sequence ATGTTTCAATTATTGGTGTATGCAAAAAAATATCGCAAACAAATTATTCTAGGACCTTTTTTCAAGTTTTTGGAAGCCGTTTTTGAATTAATCCTCCCGCTTTTAATGGCCCAATTAGTGGACCAAGGTATTCGCCAAAATAATCACCACGTCGTTTGGCAAATGACTGGTTGGATGATATGTATGTCTATCATTGGGCTGTTATGTGCCATCATCTGTCAATATTATGCTTCTATTGCTTCCCAGAATTTTGGGACAGAACTTCGAAATCAAGTAATGAAAAAGATTAATAGCTTTTCGCATGCTGAATTAAATCTTTTTGGGACAGATACTTTAATTACACGCATGACAAGTGACATCAATCAATTACAGCTAGCACTTGCAATGTTAATTCGTTTAGTTGTCAGAGCCCCTTTTTTAAGTATCGGAGCTGTTATTATGGCCTTTACCATTGACTGGCAAGCAGGAATCGTCTTTTTAATCACCTTGCCGTTGTTTTGTCTCATTTTATTTTTTATCATTAAGACAACGGTCCCTCTCTACCAAAAAGTACAGCAAAAATTGGATATTATAAACGAACTCGTGAGTCAAAATTTAAGTGGCGTCCGCGTTATTCGTGCGTTTTCCCGCCGTAAAACAGAAATAAATCATTTTGCCAAACGCACAGATGATTTATCGACCATTTATGAACGTGTTACAAATATTTCTGCTCTTTTAACACCAGCTACAACGTTCATTATGAATATCGGCATACTTGCTCTTTTTTACTTAGGCGGCTTTAAAGTAAATACAGGACATTTAGCTCAGGGGCAAATTTTAGCTTTAGTAAATTATATGAATCAAATGTTGCTGGCATTAATTGTCGTTTCCAATTTAGTTATCATTTTTACCCGTGCTGCCGCTTCTGCTAACCGCGTAAATGAAGTCTTGCAAACAACACCAAGTATTCCAAATACAACTGAGCGTGTTAGAGTAAACACAGAAAAATTGAGTCTGATAAAAACTGCTAAACACCAAGGCGCAATTGCATTTCAAAATGTTGATTTTCGTTTTGCTCCTCAATTTGGTCTCGTGTTAAAAGATATTAATTTTACTGTTGCCCCTGGTAGTACTCTAGGTATCATTGGTCCGACTGGAAGCGGTAAGTCCACTTTATCTCAACTCATTCCACGCTTTTATGATGTTACCTGTGGCAGTGTGTCCGTAGATAATCTGGATGTAAGAAATTGGCCTCTAACAAAATTACGTGCTGAAATTGCAATGGTACCGCAAACTGCGGTCTTATTTAGTGGCACAATTAAAGAAAATCTCCAATGGGGTAAAAAAGATGCGACAGATGCACAATGTTGGGCAGCTCTTGAATTAGCCCAAGCCAAAGATTTTGTCGCAGCTTTACCTAAGGGATTGGAAACTCCTATTTTTGAAGGGGGTAAAAACTTTTCTGGTGGGCAAAAACAACGCCTAACAATTGCGCGAGCGGTAATTTCGAATCCTCGTATTTTGATTTTGGACGATTCTCTGAGTGCCTTAGATTACAAAACCGACTTAGAATTACGCCAAGCCTTGCAAAGAGAATTAAATGGAACGCTTATTATTATTTCGCAACGTGTCCGTTCCATTCAAGAAGCGCAACAAATTTTAGTGCTAGACGCTGGAAAACAAGTTGGTTTAGGAACTCATGAACAATTACTTGCTACTTCACCCCAATATCAAGCAATTGTGCACTCACAAGAGGAGGTCTCATTATGA
- a CDS encoding putative ABC transporter permease, with amino-acid sequence MQEFITVVLLFFCYSFVGWLWETIFCSIKAGKFVYRGFLMGPITPIYGFGILMVLYFLRPFHDNLLLLYIFAAVLVTVLEYVTSYGLEKLFHASWWDYHDVPLNINGRVAIPVSLFWGIGCVLIVKVIHPRVMLAVNWLSVHFGFYLPVILIAIMMFDLGYTLANLASFQSMTKKIAGELDKRKEELKDSFDEKKDTVQQRLELTQYFKEHPEAENAFPRLNFHQRRLLKNFNRLKLDNVKSLENVRQYVLNHKKN; translated from the coding sequence ATGCAAGAGTTTATCACAGTAGTACTCTTGTTTTTTTGTTATTCATTTGTCGGCTGGTTATGGGAAACAATTTTTTGTTCGATTAAAGCTGGAAAATTTGTTTATCGCGGGTTTTTAATGGGGCCTATTACACCAATTTATGGTTTTGGTATTTTAATGGTTTTATATTTTTTACGACCATTTCACGACAATTTGCTACTATTATATATCTTTGCAGCAGTTTTAGTGACAGTTTTAGAATATGTTACAAGTTATGGTTTAGAAAAATTATTCCATGCTTCTTGGTGGGATTATCATGATGTTCCGCTAAATATTAACGGACGTGTAGCTATTCCAGTGTCCTTATTTTGGGGGATTGGGTGTGTGTTGATTGTGAAAGTGATTCATCCACGGGTGATGTTAGCTGTTAATTGGCTGTCAGTGCATTTTGGTTTTTATCTTCCCGTCATTTTAATTGCGATTATGATGTTTGATTTGGGCTATACCTTAGCTAACTTGGCATCATTCCAAAGTATGACTAAAAAAATTGCTGGAGAATTAGACAAACGTAAAGAGGAATTGAAGGATAGTTTTGATGAAAAAAAAGATACTGTACAACAGCGCTTAGAATTAACGCAGTATTTTAAAGAGCATCCAGAAGCAGAAAATGCCTTTCCACGGCTTAATTTTCACCAAAGAAGACTGTTAAAAAACTTTAATCGTCTAAAATTGGATAATGTTAAAAGTTTAGAAAATGTACGACAATATGTTTTGAATCACAAAAAAAATTAG
- a CDS encoding 3D domain-containing protein has protein sequence MKAKKMVTALIAVLAVNLVSPVFAAAESLDSLNEQESTITRQSNQISAEVQLALNDVNDKYDQVEKTKAKIAENEAKLAKAQKDIATTQQNIEKRKEIMAERLKEIQVNGGAERDWSVLLDAKNLQEFINRAYGMTLLQNAQKQKVIDLNTEKEKLENLKATAQKTTASLEDNKASLEAEATELDSKIANLKQQLADNQSTLQKIAQSKEVETARLAAEKAEKEKAAKEQAAAKQAAKEQEAAREQAAVKENAASEETTNTTVSKPTESNSNTDTGTSSSESNNETNNGGSTSGGKTMMMESTAYSYAEPGASYLTASGTDLRQNPQAVAVDPTVIPLGTVVEVQGYGVALALDTGGAIKGNIIDVHFPTVAQCNKWGRRQVQVTIRG, from the coding sequence GTGAAGGCAAAAAAAATGGTGACAGCACTGATAGCTGTTTTAGCTGTCAATCTTGTCAGCCCAGTATTTGCAGCAGCGGAATCATTGGACTCATTAAACGAACAAGAGTCTACTATCACACGTCAGAGTAATCAAATCAGCGCCGAGGTACAATTGGCCTTAAACGACGTGAATGACAAATATGATCAAGTAGAAAAAACAAAAGCTAAAATTGCTGAAAATGAAGCAAAGTTAGCTAAAGCACAAAAAGATATTGCTACAACACAACAAAATATCGAAAAACGCAAAGAAATCATGGCAGAGCGCTTAAAAGAAATTCAAGTAAACGGTGGTGCAGAACGTGATTGGTCTGTCTTATTGGACGCCAAAAATTTACAAGAATTTATCAACCGCGCGTATGGGATGACGTTATTGCAAAATGCGCAAAAACAAAAAGTTATTGATTTAAACACTGAAAAAGAAAAATTGGAAAATTTAAAAGCTACAGCGCAAAAAACAACGGCTAGTCTAGAGGATAATAAAGCTAGCTTAGAAGCTGAAGCCACCGAATTAGATAGTAAAATTGCCAATTTAAAACAACAATTAGCTGATAATCAAAGTACATTGCAAAAAATTGCTCAAAGTAAAGAAGTCGAGACAGCTCGCTTAGCTGCTGAAAAAGCAGAAAAAGAAAAAGCTGCAAAAGAACAAGCAGCTGCAAAACAAGCCGCAAAAGAGCAAGAAGCTGCTAGAGAGCAAGCAGCAGTTAAAGAAAATGCTGCAAGTGAAGAGACAACAAACACTACTGTGAGTAAACCAACTGAGTCAAATAGTAATACTGACACTGGCACAAGCAGCAGTGAATCAAATAATGAAACAAATAATGGCGGCAGTACATCAGGTGGTAAAACCATGATGATGGAATCAACTGCTTATTCTTATGCTGAACCGGGGGCAAGTTATTTAACAGCCAGTGGAACGGACTTACGTCAAAATCCACAAGCTGTAGCAGTAGATCCAACTGTCATTCCACTGGGAACGGTGGTTGAAGTTCAAGGTTATGGTGTCGCATTAGCTTTAGATACAGGTGGAGCCATTAAAGGCAATATCATCGACGTCCATTTTCCCACAGTTGCTCAATGTAACAAATGGGGGAGACGTCAAGTTCAAGTAACGATTCGGGGATAA
- a CDS encoding LCP family glycopolymer transferase, translating into MSKGKKIVLGIVGFIAILTIAAVGIGAKVYMDLSGSVKKTYESVERQLDTKRKEEQKQVIAEKKPFSVLLLGIDTGDLGRTEIGRSDTMMVAAVNPTAKKTLITSIARDTYVDIVGKGTKDKINHAYAFGGAGMSMDTVEKYLDIPVDHYVAINMKGLKELVDAVGGITVSNDQKFTQDSYTFEYGQIHLNGDQALSFSRMRHEDPRGDYGRQERQRKIVTGVAKQLLTFDGVTRYKEVLDAMETNVKTDMSFDDMKKIAADYRGAFEEIQQDQMQGEGFMQDGISYQRVSETELNRVQTEMKKALDVNN; encoded by the coding sequence ATGTCTAAAGGCAAAAAGATTGTTTTAGGAATTGTAGGATTTATTGCGATTTTAACAATTGCTGCAGTGGGAATTGGTGCGAAGGTCTATATGGATTTAAGTGGTTCTGTGAAGAAAACGTATGAATCTGTAGAAAGACAATTGGATACGAAACGTAAAGAAGAACAAAAACAAGTGATTGCAGAAAAAAAACCTTTTTCTGTTTTATTACTAGGGATAGATACAGGCGACTTAGGGCGAACAGAAATCGGCCGTTCAGACACGATGATGGTAGCCGCAGTGAATCCTACTGCTAAAAAAACGTTAATTACCAGTATCGCCCGCGATACATATGTCGACATTGTCGGTAAAGGCACCAAAGATAAAATTAATCACGCTTATGCGTTTGGTGGTGCGGGGATGTCTATGGATACAGTTGAAAAGTATTTGGATATTCCGGTAGATCACTATGTGGCTATTAATATGAAGGGCTTAAAAGAGTTGGTTGATGCTGTAGGTGGTATTACAGTAAGCAACGACCAAAAATTCACTCAAGATAGTTACACTTTTGAGTACGGCCAAATTCATCTGAATGGAGACCAAGCATTATCTTTTTCGCGGATGCGTCATGAAGATCCGCGAGGCGATTATGGACGGCAAGAACGCCAACGTAAAATTGTAACGGGTGTTGCCAAACAATTACTAACGTTTGATGGTGTAACTCGCTATAAGGAAGTATTGGACGCTATGGAAACTAATGTCAAAACGGACATGAGTTTTGATGATATGAAAAAAATTGCAGCAGACTATCGTGGTGCTTTTGAAGAAATTCAACAAGATCAAATGCAAGGTGAAGGCTTCATGCAAGACGGTATTTCTTACCAACGGGTTAGTGAAACCGAATTAAATCGTGTTCAAACTGAAATGAAAAAAGCACTCGATGTAAATAACTAA
- a CDS encoding YveK family protein: MEETISLKQIFDILRKHLASIFICSFIGLALAGIATFFIITPKYSSQAQLIVTLPQGDATANPNDVNTNLQMINTYKELVTGDLVIDQVKDRLESEYNLDMTTGEIKGALEVTQQQNSLMFSIKATDSSAINAEHIANTTSQIFQETAKDVLEVNKISIISKATASMAPVSPNNKLNLAIGLVLGLMIGVGLSFLLELLDRTVKDDKFVSEDLGLTILGTVPQMSQKELDATIQKKPLIPSFKKPSNSNKKEVSASRRSRSRV; this comes from the coding sequence ATGGAAGAGACAATTAGTCTGAAACAAATTTTTGATATTTTACGAAAACATTTAGCTTCAATTTTTATTTGCAGTTTTATTGGTTTAGCTTTAGCGGGTATTGCAACGTTTTTTATTATTACGCCAAAGTATAGCTCGCAAGCGCAGTTAATTGTGACTTTACCACAAGGAGATGCAACGGCTAACCCTAATGATGTCAATACAAATCTACAAATGATTAATACCTATAAAGAATTGGTGACCGGCGATTTGGTTATTGATCAAGTTAAAGATCGTTTGGAATCAGAATATAATTTGGATATGACAACAGGTGAGATTAAAGGAGCACTAGAAGTCACGCAACAACAGAATTCATTAATGTTTTCGATTAAGGCAACCGACAGTAGCGCCATTAATGCAGAACATATTGCCAATACCACTTCACAAATTTTCCAAGAAACAGCTAAAGACGTTTTAGAAGTGAATAAAATTTCAATTATTTCAAAAGCAACGGCAAGTATGGCACCCGTATCACCAAACAACAAACTAAACTTGGCTATTGGTCTTGTTCTAGGTTTAATGATTGGCGTGGGATTATCCTTCTTATTAGAATTATTAGACCGGACGGTTAAAGATGATAAATTTGTCTCTGAGGATTTGGGATTAACCATTTTAGGTACGGTACCGCAAATGAGTCAAAAAGAATTGGATGCTACGATTCAAAAGAAACCGCTAATTCCTTCGTTTAAGAAACCAAGTAATTCGAACAAAAAAGAAGTAAGTGCATCTCGACGCAGTCGCTCACGTGTATAA
- a CDS encoding CpsD/CapB family tyrosine-protein kinase translates to MSKKHTERKGTQTHPVSLITLVDPSSPISEQFRTIRTNIQFASSADRQIRTIVVTSSGPGEGKSTSSANLAVVFAKSGQRVLLVDADMRNPTVYKTFNLSNEVGLSTVLSTQRSVLEAAQPSGIENLSILTSGPKAPNPSELLGSARMDQVIDEARNLYDIVIFDMPPVVAVTDAQIMASKADGTVLVIRENVSRKESLVKARDLLKMVGARVLGVVYNGAQHTKDQGYYYYYGS, encoded by the coding sequence ATGTCAAAAAAACATACCGAACGTAAAGGCACACAAACTCATCCCGTGAGTTTGATTACATTAGTCGATCCATCTTCACCAATTTCAGAACAGTTTCGAACGATTCGAACCAACATCCAATTTGCCTCTTCTGCTGATCGTCAAATTAGAACGATCGTGGTTACCTCTTCAGGACCCGGAGAAGGTAAATCAACAAGTTCAGCCAATTTAGCAGTTGTCTTTGCAAAATCAGGGCAACGGGTGCTGTTAGTGGATGCGGATATGCGTAACCCTACGGTGTATAAAACCTTTAATTTAAGTAATGAAGTAGGATTAAGTACCGTACTAAGCACTCAAAGAAGTGTCTTAGAAGCAGCCCAACCATCAGGAATTGAGAATTTATCCATCCTAACGAGCGGACCCAAAGCTCCAAATCCTTCTGAGTTACTCGGTTCTGCTCGAATGGATCAAGTAATTGATGAAGCCCGCAATTTATACGATATTGTCATTTTTGATATGCCACCGGTTGTAGCAGTGACCGATGCCCAAATCATGGCATCAAAAGCGGACGGTACAGTGCTGGTTATTCGTGAAAATGTCTCTCGTAAAGAATCACTTGTGAAAGCCCGTGATTTATTAAAAATGGTGGGTGCCCGCGTATTAGGCGTTGTCTACAATGGCGCACAACATACCAAAGATCAAGGTTACTACTATTATTATGGCAGTTAA
- a CDS encoding tyrosine-protein phosphatase, with amino-acid sequence MIDLHCHILPGIDDGAEDLAASIAMAEKAISQGITHILCTPHHNNGKYTNPKSSVVPQVLSLQDELDKRNLPLTVLEGQEVRITGELISEVQNDNILFTDLADTYILIEFPTMDVPAYTEDIFFQLRSLGKIPVIVHPERNAKFREDPNRLIEYLDMGCLAQLTAPSYVGIFGKSIQKTAKEMVEHNLVQMVASDAHGVNKRNFYLKEAYEAITKDFGEEKVAAMKQVAKDLLNGDQIVMPNYTVVKKKKFGLF; translated from the coding sequence ATGATTGATTTACATTGTCATATTTTACCCGGGATAGATGATGGAGCAGAAGATTTAGCAGCAAGTATTGCAATGGCTGAAAAAGCAATTAGCCAAGGCATCACACATATCTTGTGTACGCCCCATCATAATAACGGCAAATATACTAATCCAAAGTCTAGCGTTGTACCGCAAGTCCTGTCTCTACAAGATGAATTGGACAAGCGTAACTTGCCACTGACTGTGCTGGAAGGACAAGAAGTTCGGATTACGGGGGAGCTAATTTCAGAAGTTCAAAATGATAATATTTTATTTACAGATTTAGCTGATACATATATTTTAATTGAGTTTCCGACAATGGATGTCCCAGCATATACTGAAGATATTTTCTTTCAATTACGTAGTCTGGGGAAGATTCCGGTTATCGTACACCCAGAACGAAATGCGAAATTTAGAGAGGATCCCAATCGATTAATAGAGTATTTGGATATGGGATGTTTGGCACAATTAACGGCACCGAGTTATGTTGGAATTTTTGGGAAGTCTATTCAGAAAACCGCCAAAGAAATGGTGGAACACAATCTGGTGCAAATGGTTGCTTCTGATGCTCATGGGGTAAATAAGCGGAATTTCTATCTGAAAGAAGCTTATGAGGCAATTACGAAGGATTTTGGTGAAGAAAAAGTTGCTGCAATGAAACAAGTAGCAAAAGATTTGTTGAATGGGGATCAAATCGTCATGCCGAATTATACGGTTGTGAAAAAGAAAAAATTCGGGTTATTTTAG
- a CDS encoding polysaccharide biosynthesis protein, whose product MFALTRRRKIAILVVVDCILIAIANLLAYVFMKPFVPISEKFVFLSTLLSIGLYLVFGFTFHVFTRINRYTNLREMIAIFLATTFQSLVSLIVLSFFADHLFSRRLELFTYILATFLIISSRLIWRLFVEWRNMRGTNQDINEEKRTLIVGAGEGGRILLNSFLGSKTAGDIDVIGFVDDDPNKQKIYLSGRRVLGKVRDLPELVRQNNIDMVTIAIPSLQRKKLREIFQLLESSEVKVNTMPSMEEVAAGKVSLSRLKEIDVVDLLGREEVTLDIASIKDQLTGKTILVTGAGGSIGSEICRQVSNFNPKRILLLGHGENSIYQIHRELTTKYKDKIIDYVPIIADVQDRKLIFELMERYQPDIVYHAAAHKHVPLMEYNPRESVKNNVFGTKNVAEAAKANNVKNFVMISTDKANNPPNVMGSTKRIAEMIVTSLNETGKTKFSAVRFGNVLGSRGSVIPLFREQIAKGGPVTVTDFRMTRYFMTIPEASRLVIQSGALAKGGEIFVLDMGEPVKILDLAKNMIRLSGYSEDDIKIVEAGIRPGEKLYEELMLDKERNDEEVYEKIFVGNIKGFDLEHVMTFVQSLANVDDKELAKEVVAFANASSK is encoded by the coding sequence TTGTTTGCACTAACAAGAAGAAGAAAAATTGCAATTTTGGTTGTGGTTGACTGTATTTTAATTGCGATTGCTAATTTATTAGCGTATGTATTTATGAAACCTTTCGTACCAATTTCAGAAAAATTTGTATTTTTATCTACATTACTTTCAATTGGCTTATATTTAGTTTTTGGCTTTACTTTTCACGTTTTTACGCGAATTAATCGGTATACAAATTTAAGAGAAATGATTGCGATATTTTTAGCAACGACTTTTCAGTCTTTGGTGAGTTTGATTGTGTTGTCCTTTTTTGCAGATCATCTTTTTAGTCGACGTTTAGAATTATTTACATATATTTTAGCAACATTTTTGATTATTAGTAGTCGTCTTATCTGGCGTCTGTTTGTTGAATGGCGAAATATGCGAGGGACAAATCAAGATATAAATGAAGAGAAACGTACCCTAATTGTTGGTGCTGGCGAAGGGGGACGTATTCTTCTAAATAGTTTTTTAGGTTCCAAAACAGCGGGTGACATTGATGTCATTGGTTTTGTTGACGATGACCCAAATAAGCAAAAAATTTATCTTTCGGGTAGACGGGTATTGGGAAAAGTTCGCGATTTACCAGAACTTGTACGACAAAATAATATCGATATGGTGACAATTGCTATTCCTTCCTTACAACGAAAAAAGTTGCGTGAGATTTTTCAATTATTGGAATCATCTGAAGTGAAAGTTAACACGATGCCTTCAATGGAAGAAGTTGCCGCAGGAAAAGTTAGCTTATCACGTTTAAAAGAAATTGATGTTGTGGATTTGCTTGGTAGAGAAGAAGTAACATTAGATATTGCTTCGATTAAGGATCAATTAACGGGAAAAACCATCTTAGTAACTGGAGCAGGCGGATCAATTGGGTCAGAAATATGTCGGCAAGTTTCTAATTTTAACCCGAAACGAATTTTATTACTGGGTCACGGAGAAAATTCAATTTACCAAATTCATCGAGAATTGACCACAAAATATAAAGACAAGATAATCGACTATGTGCCAATTATCGCCGATGTGCAAGATCGTAAATTAATTTTTGAATTAATGGAACGGTATCAACCGGATATCGTGTATCACGCAGCAGCCCATAAACATGTTCCTCTAATGGAGTATAATCCCAGAGAATCTGTGAAAAATAATGTGTTTGGTACCAAAAATGTGGCTGAAGCTGCTAAGGCAAATAATGTAAAGAACTTTGTTATGATCTCAACAGATAAAGCCAATAATCCACCTAATGTGATGGGGTCTACAAAACGAATTGCAGAAATGATTGTAACTAGTCTTAATGAAACTGGAAAAACGAAATTTTCTGCTGTGCGATTTGGGAATGTATTAGGCTCTCGGGGGAGTGTTATTCCATTATTTAGAGAACAAATCGCTAAAGGTGGCCCCGTGACTGTCACAGATTTTCGCATGACGCGATATTTCATGACTATACCTGAGGCCAGTCGGTTAGTAATTCAATCGGGAGCACTGGCAAAAGGTGGCGAAATCTTCGTTTTAGATATGGGTGAACCAGTGAAGATTTTAGATTTAGCGAAAAATATGATTCGCTTGAGCGGCTACAGTGAAGATGATATTAAAATTGTCGAAGCGGGAATTCGTCCTGGGGAAAAACTTTATGAAGAACTAATGTTGGATAAGGAACGTAACGATGAAGAAGTTTATGAAAAGATTTTTGTTGGGAACATTAAAGGCTTTGACTTAGAGCACGTTATGACGTTTGTTCAAAGTCTAGCAAATGTTGATGATAAAGAATTGGCTAAAGAGGTTGTTGCTTTTGCCAATGCATCCAGTAAATAG
- a CDS encoding sugar transferase has translation MGIIILSPILLILCIAIKIDSRGPIIFKQKRVGLNKSHFNILKFRTMKVDTPKEMPTHLLENPDFFITKVGKFLRKTSLDELPQLFNILKGDMAVIGPRPALWNQYDLIEERDKYQANDIRPGLTGLAQISGRDELAIPVKAKIDGDYTQNISFIMDLKCFIGTIVAVFKSDGVVEGGTGTLEEKEEIR, from the coding sequence ATGGGAATTATTATTCTCTCACCAATTCTATTAATTCTTTGTATCGCCATAAAAATTGACTCTCGTGGTCCGATTATTTTCAAACAGAAAAGAGTTGGGTTAAATAAGAGTCACTTTAATATTTTGAAATTTCGAACTATGAAAGTTGATACGCCTAAAGAGATGCCAACTCATTTATTAGAAAATCCTGATTTTTTTATTACGAAAGTAGGGAAATTTCTACGAAAAACTAGTCTTGATGAGTTGCCTCAACTTTTTAATATTTTAAAAGGTGACATGGCGGTCATTGGACCACGTCCAGCACTTTGGAATCAATACGATCTAATTGAGGAAAGAGATAAATATCAAGCTAATGATATCCGGCCTGGATTGACCGGTTTGGCTCAAATTAGTGGTCGTGATGAATTAGCAATCCCTGTAAAAGCAAAGATTGATGGTGATTATACACAAAATATCTCTTTTATAATGGATTTAAAGTGCTTCATTGGTACAATAGTTGCAGTGTTCAAGAGTGATGGCGTTGTTGAAGGTGGAACAGGTACTTTAGAAGAAAAAGAGGAAATTCGATGA
- a CDS encoding NAD-dependent epimerase/dehydratase family protein, whose translation MKRILITGKNSYVGNSFIEYLKYFSHDFFVNSLNMKDDNWKNFEFSNYDIVIHLAAIVHSKEKDESLYYRVNRDLAYETAKMAKISGVKQFIYFSTMAVYGNSVGHISSKTPLVPQNPYGKSKLEGEKLISSLNDDDFKVVILRPPMIYGKNSIGNYTRLAKFAKKIPIFPKINNKRSMLFIGNLNIFLKAIIDNETSGIFYPQNKEYVNTSQMVQLIAQENGKKIVILPGFSKVINIMMRFNTTFEKVFGDLFYEEDLLKSNYLYNSHFVTLEDSIKKTEK comes from the coding sequence ATGAAGCGGATATTAATTACTGGAAAAAATAGCTATGTTGGGAATAGTTTTATTGAATATTTGAAATATTTTTCACATGATTTTTTTGTTAACAGTTTAAACATGAAGGATGATAATTGGAAAAACTTTGAATTTTCCAATTACGATATAGTAATTCATTTAGCTGCTATTGTGCACAGTAAAGAAAAAGATGAAAGTTTATACTATAGAGTTAATCGGGATTTAGCTTATGAAACTGCAAAAATGGCAAAAATTTCGGGAGTAAAGCAGTTTATATATTTTAGTACAATGGCAGTCTATGGGAATAGTGTAGGACATATTTCTTCTAAAACACCTTTAGTTCCCCAAAATCCTTATGGAAAGTCAAAATTGGAAGGTGAAAAATTAATTAGTAGTTTGAATGACGATGATTTTAAAGTTGTAATATTACGTCCTCCAATGATCTACGGAAAAAATTCAATTGGAAACTATACGAGATTAGCTAAATTCGCAAAAAAAATACCGATTTTTCCAAAAATAAATAATAAAAGAAGTATGTTATTTATCGGGAATTTGAATATTTTTTTGAAAGCCATAATAGATAATGAAACTTCGGGAATTTTCTATCCTCAGAATAAAGAGTATGTAAATACTTCACAGATGGTTCAATTAATTGCTCAGGAAAACGGAAAGAAAATAGTGATACTTCCTGGTTTTTCAAAAGTGATAAACATAATGATGCGGTTTAATACTACTTTTGAAAAGGTTTTTGGTGATTTATTTTATGAGGAAGACTTACTTAAGTCTAATTATCTCTATAATAGTCACTTTGTAACCTTAGAAGATAGTATAAAGAAAACGGAAAAATAG